A part of Notolabrus celidotus isolate fNotCel1 unplaced genomic scaffold, fNotCel1.pri scaffold_89B_arrow_ctg1, whole genome shotgun sequence genomic DNA contains:
- the tpcn3 gene encoding two pore segment channel 3 — protein MLLFTALRPLLVSRAAEQLVTLTTLTFTTFVSCFRFDTIIVISALIATIINSAVTPIGGITSRQILDIVFILRVLRLIRVVDSIKRFRTIINTLIRIGPAILTFGQLIVVIYYIFAMVGMELFKGKVRYVEDLTDETREYCGNVLLNGSTFAQLNYCKNNFNNVVSSFILLVELTVVNQWHVLSSGFALVTHVSAQLFFILFHIIVVIIIINIFVAFVLEAFFLEYSVDKGDLQSSLEKKIEELELAVAQEKVEDNLVNAMETCDNDLGTVQSANSKPTLMFKIASKRYRTVDALLQRMFEADLDPKDLAEADDPDGNFSNPTFSPA, from the exons ATGCTTCTCTTCACAGCGctgcgccccctgctggtgagCCGAGCGGCTGAGCAGC TCGTCACTTTGACGACTTTAACGTTTACAAcgtttgtttcctgtttcaggttcgACACGATCATCGTCATCTCCGCTCTCATCGCTACGATCATCAACTCCGCCGTGACGCCGA TCGGGGGAATCACCAGTCGTCAGATCCTGGACATAGTCTTCATCCTGAGAGTCCTCAGACTGATCCGGGTCGTCGACAGCATCAAGAG GTTTCGTACCATCATCAACACCCTGATCCGGATCGGACCCGCCATCCTCACGTTCGGACAGCTGATCGTT GTGATATACTACATCTTTGCGATGGTGGGGATGGAGCTGTTCAAAGGGAAGGTGAGGTACGTGGAGGACCTGACCGACGAGACCAGGGAGTACTGCGGGAACGTTCTGCTGAACGGATCCACCTTCGCTCAACTCAACTACTGCAAGAACAACTTCAACAACGTGGTCTCCTCCTTCATCCTGCTGGTGGAGCTCACCGTGGTCAACCAGTGGCACG TGCTCAGCAGCGGCTTCGCCTTGGTCACACACGTGTCCGCTCagctcttcttcatcctctttcacatcatcgtcgtcatcatcatcatcaa CATCTTCGTGGCGTTCGTCCTGGAGGCGTTCTTCTTGGAGTACTCGGTGGATAAGGGGGACCTGCAGTCGTCTCTGGAGAAGAAGATCGAGGAGCTGGAGCTGGCCGTGGCTCA GGAGAAGGTGGAGGATAATTTGGTGAATGCCATGGAAACCTGCGACAACGACCTGGGAACCGTCCAATCAGCAAACAGCAAACCCACCCTGATGTTTAAGATCGCTTCAAAAA GGTATCGGACCGTGGACGCTCTGCTGCAGCGGATGTTCGAGGCCGATCTGGACCCCAAAGACCTCGCGGAGGCCGACGACCCCGACGGGAACTTCTCCAACCCGACGTTCAGCCCAGCCTAG